The Longimicrobium sp. genome includes the window AGCCGGCTCCAACGTGGCCGGCTTGGCGTAGACTTCCACGTCGCGGGCCCTCCCGTCCGCACCCACCACGTAGCTGATTTCCGCCTGCCCGACCAGGCCGGCCGCGGCCATCTGCGGCGTGTAGAACCGCTGCATGGCGGCGCGGAGGCTGGCCGCGTCCGGGGCACCCGCCGGCGACGCCACACCTTCCACGCCCGTCACCACCGAGACGCCGGGCGCGCGCGTTCTGACGGCGTTCCACGAGCCTTCGCGGTCGGTGCCGCTGGGTACCTGGCGCGACATGGTCATGGTGGACCGATCGTCCCCCGCCGTCTTGAGCTGCACCCACACGATGTTCACGCGCGACGGCCCGAGCTCGCCGGCGGGGCGCTTCATCACGTCCACGGAGCGGATGGTGGAGACGGGAATGTCGGCGGTGGCGGCGGCCAGCGTCTGGCGGTCGTCGCTGCCGGCCAGCTGCTCGTGGCGCAGCACGCCGCCGTCGCTGGAGATGACGAACAGGAGGAGCTCGTTGGCACCCATCCCGTGCTGCATCACCTGCGGGAAGAAAGTGGCGACGGCAGTCTGCGGCGTCAGCGGCGTGCGGACGAAGCTCATCTCCTCGCCCGGGGCACGGTAGAGCGCGCGCGAGGTGCCCGCGGAGGGCTGCGTGGGCGCGGGCGTCTCGCAGGCGGCAAAGACGAGCGCGGCGGCGATGGCGCCGAACGCGGCGGCGCTCAGGAACGGACGGCGTACACGGGGTGCGGTCATGATGCGGATTCTCCGTTCGAGGGACGATACCGGCTCGGCGAACGCCGCCGCGGCCAGCCGGGAATGCACGGTGCGGCGGCCCACCTCCAGCAGCACCGCGCCATAGGCCAGGACGTCGCGGCGGCGGCGCAGCACGCGGGCGTCGCAGTCCACCTCCACCGCCAGGCGCAGGCGGCGCAGCTGCCACCACACGGCGGGGTTCCACGGCATCAGCGCGGCCGCCAGCAGCCCCAGGGCAAGGAGACGGGGATCGCCGGCGCGCACGTGCTCCTGCTCGTGCTCCAGCACCAGCCGGCGCGCCTCGGGGTCGGCGTCCACCGCCCAGCGCGGCAGCACGATGCGGCTGCGCAGGAGGCCCACGACGGCGGGCCCGGTGTCGCCCGAGACGAGGACGGGCACGCCGTCGACCTCCGTGCGCGGCCAGCGGCGGCGGCGGCGCTCCAGCACCCCGGCCATTCCCGCCAGCGCCAGCGCGACCCCGGCGGACGATGCGCCCCAGACCACCGCCAGCGGCGCGTCCAGCCGCGCGGCATCGAGCCACGGCTGCTGACGCTTGCGCGGCAGCGACTCCGTCGTCGCGCTCACCGTCGCCTGCCAGGCGCCGGAGGACGGCGCGGGCGTGGCCGGGCGCATCTGCGGCAGGAAGCGCGTCGCCGCGGGCACGGCCAGGGTGAGCAGCAGCGCGGCCGCCCACACCCACCGCGTGGCCCGGCCGATGGGGCGGAGCGCGCGCTCCAGCGCCATCGCCCCGAGCCCCAGCAGCACGCCCACCGCCGCGCAGTACAGCATCCAGTAAGCGATCATGGCCCGTCGATCCAGAGTGCCCGTCCGCCGACCTACTAGAGTTGTAGTAGATGCTAATCGACGGAAAGAAGGCTGTCAACTAGAAATTTAGTAGATGGATAAAGTGGGACCTTCGGAAGGAGAGATTGGGCCGCAAGGATGAGAGAGGAGAGGCGGGCAAGATTCGGACGGGCGGGTAAACCCGCAGGCTGGAACATTGCGAAGCCTGCTGCGCAGGCTGCGGGTCGATTGCCGTGCGGATCGGCCGCCATCCGCGCCGCCGCCGTGATCGCACACAGTCGAATTGAAGCCTCGCGCGGTTTGCGAGGCTTTCCAATGTTCCAGCCGCGCCTTCAGGCGCCCGTACCGATCCGAGGCTGCACGATAGTTGCTCGCGTGTGCGGCCGATCGACAGCGAAACGCACGGGAACGGGAGGAGGAGGAGGACGATGAAGA containing:
- a CDS encoding M56 family metallopeptidase, with amino-acid sequence MIAYWMLYCAAVGVLLGLGAMALERALRPIGRATRWVWAAALLLTLAVPAATRFLPQMRPATPAPSSGAWQATVSATTESLPRKRQQPWLDAARLDAPLAVVWGASSAGVALALAGMAGVLERRRRRWPRTEVDGVPVLVSGDTGPAVVGLLRSRIVLPRWAVDADPEARRLVLEHEQEHVRAGDPRLLALGLLAAALMPWNPAVWWQLRRLRLAVEVDCDARVLRRRRDVLAYGAVLLEVGRRTVHSRLAAAAFAEPVSSLERRIRIMTAPRVRRPFLSAAAFGAIAAALVFAACETPAPTQPSAGTSRALYRAPGEEMSFVRTPLTPQTAVATFFPQVMQHGMGANELLLFVISSDGGVLRHEQLAGSDDRQTLAAATADIPVSTIRSVDVMKRPAGELGPSRVNIVWVQLKTAGDDRSTMTMSRQVPSGTDREGSWNAVRTRAPGVSVVTGVEGVASPAGAPDAASLRAAMQRFYTPQMAAAGLVGQAEISYVVGADGRARDVEVYAKPATLEPAARSIVAALTFGPEAANHEGAMRLDFGPEKVTDARTPAP